Proteins from one Triticum aestivum cultivar Chinese Spring chromosome 7A, IWGSC CS RefSeq v2.1, whole genome shotgun sequence genomic window:
- the LOC123148366 gene encoding disease resistance protein RGA5, with protein MDHATGAMGSLLPKLGELLKEEYKLQRSVKDDIKHLERELESMHAALSKVGDVPRDQLDEQVKLWANEVRDLSYIIEDIIDKFLLHVEGPEPENKPHMLKQLMKKMGSLFTKFMKRHAIGNEIKSIKVSVQEAADRRDRYRVHKVVANPDVATTADPCLLALYKDQKELVGIDDSLNDLTRMLSDGDGDVSKQLKIISIFGFGGLGKTTLAKAVYDKLKTQFDCSAFVPVGRQPSVKKLLNDILYGIGKKMYPGLDERQLIDEIRVLLEKKRYLIVIDDIWDKKHGN; from the exons ATGGACCACGCAACAGGTGCCATGGGCAGCCTGCTCCCCAAGCTCGGCGAACTCCTCAAGGAGGAGTACAAACTGCAGAGAAGCGTCAAGGATGATATCAAACATCTCGAGAGAGAGCTGGAGAGCATGCACGCTGCCCTCAGCAAGGTCGGGGACGTGCCGCGGGACCAGCTCGACGAACAAGTCAAGCTCTGGGCCAACGAGGTAAGAGACCTTTCATACATAATAGAGGATATCATCGACAAGTTCCTGCTGCATGTCGAGGGCCCTGAGCCTGAAAACAAGCCACACATGCTCAAACAACTCATGAAGAAGATGGGCAGCTTGTTCACCAAGTTTATGAAACGCCATGCCATCGGCAACGAGATCAAAAGTATCAAGGTCAGTGTTCAGGAGGCGGCTGACCGGCGTGACCGGTACAGGGTCCACAAGGTGGTTGCTAATCCAGATGTTGCAACCACGGCCGACCCTTGCCTGTTGGCTCTGTACAAGGACCAAAAAGAGCTTGTTGGCATTGATGATTCATTGAATGATCTAACCAGGATGCTGAGTGACGGGGATGGTGATGTGTCCAAGCAACTAAAGATAATCTCTATTTTTGGATTCGGAGGCCTTGGCAAGACAACTCTTGCCAAAGCAGTATATGATAAGCTCAAAACACAGTTCGATTGCAGTGCTTTTGTTCCGGTAGGACGCCAACCTAGCGTGAAGAAACTTCTCAACGACATTCTCTATGGAATTGGCAAGAAAATGTACCCTGGTTTGGATGAAAGGCAACTGATTGATGAAATCCGAGTATTACTTGAGAAAAAGAG GTACTTAATCGTCATTGATGACATATGGGATAAAAAACATGGGAACTAG